The following are encoded in a window of Streptomyces sp. 11x1 genomic DNA:
- a CDS encoding Acg family FMN-binding oxidoreductase, which yields MWSETLDARTLETLISAAVAAPSIHNTQPWRFRLDPDTVTLEIRAVADRGLRHIDPTGRALHLSVGCAVLNLRVAVAHFGREPVTRLLPRPDEPDLLATVRFGGPVRTTPFPGLFEALWRRHSSRFPFSDVPVPTAVAAELAEAAHSEGALLRRPGPRATDRLLRLTRDAEHRNTTDADRAAESRRWVHEPTAGSLGMPPATVGPQDFRERVPLRDFGAHRHPSALASRPFETRPSINVLFTAHDRRADWLRAGQALERVLLVATARGLRASLLHQALEWPDLRERLVPPEEDHRAHAQMVIRLGYGPEGPASPRRSAGQALDESVLPLSR from the coding sequence ATGTGGTCCGAGACCCTCGACGCCCGGACGCTGGAGACACTGATCTCGGCGGCCGTGGCCGCGCCCTCCATCCACAACACCCAGCCCTGGCGTTTCCGGCTCGATCCGGACACGGTGACGCTGGAGATCCGCGCCGTGGCGGATCGCGGCCTGCGCCACATCGACCCCACGGGCCGCGCCCTGCACCTCTCCGTCGGATGCGCCGTCCTCAACCTCAGGGTGGCGGTGGCCCACTTCGGCCGGGAGCCGGTGACCCGGCTGCTGCCCCGGCCCGACGAGCCGGACCTGCTCGCCACCGTACGGTTCGGCGGCCCGGTGCGGACCACGCCGTTTCCCGGGTTGTTCGAGGCGCTGTGGCGCCGGCACAGCAGCCGGTTCCCCTTCTCCGACGTGCCCGTGCCCACCGCGGTGGCGGCGGAACTGGCCGAGGCCGCCCACAGCGAGGGGGCCCTGCTCAGGCGTCCCGGGCCGCGCGCCACGGACCGTCTGCTGCGGCTCACCCGTGACGCCGAACACCGCAACACCACCGACGCCGACAGGGCCGCGGAGAGCCGTCGTTGGGTGCACGAACCCACCGCGGGGTCGCTGGGCATGCCGCCGGCGACGGTGGGTCCGCAGGACTTCCGCGAGCGGGTCCCCCTGCGGGACTTCGGCGCCCACCGGCACCCCTCCGCACTGGCCAGCCGGCCCTTCGAGACGCGGCCGTCGATCAACGTGCTGTTCACCGCGCACGACCGCAGGGCCGACTGGCTGCGTGCCGGACAGGCCCTGGAACGCGTCCTGCTGGTGGCCACCGCCCGCGGGCTGCGGGCCTCCCTGCTGCACCAGGCCCTGGAATGGCCGGACCTGCGCGAGCGGCTCGTCCCGCCGGAGGAGGACCACCGCGCCCATGCCCAGATGGTGATCCGCCTGGGCTACGGGCCGGAAGGCCCCGCCTCACCGCGGCGGTCGGCGGGGCAGGCACTGGACGAGAGCGTGCTGCCCCTGTCCCGGTGA
- a CDS encoding cation-translocating P-type ATPase C-terminal domain-containing protein, giving the protein MDVPMSPAPAMALAVDPARDDVMRHPPRDPGERILDLRRLLAVGRAGAVMAVGTVTLLALARPRVGTGTALTVAFTTFVLFQLFNALAARADDGPLLGRHQFRNRALWLCLAGVLAVQVLAVFGTVPLTAAEWAGCALTASTVLLAELAVRGARSTLRRP; this is encoded by the coding sequence GTGGACGTACCGATGTCACCGGCCCCGGCGATGGCCCTGGCCGTCGACCCCGCGCGCGACGACGTCATGCGACACCCGCCGCGCGACCCGGGCGAGCGGATCCTGGACCTCCGCCGCCTCCTCGCCGTCGGGCGGGCCGGTGCGGTGATGGCCGTCGGCACGGTGACCCTGCTGGCCCTGGCCCGTCCCCGTGTCGGCACGGGCACCGCCCTGACCGTGGCGTTCACCACGTTCGTACTGTTCCAGCTGTTCAACGCGCTCGCCGCCCGCGCGGACGACGGTCCGCTCCTGGGCCGCCATCAGTTCCGCAACCGCGCGCTCTGGCTCTGCCTGGCCGGCGTGCTCGCAGTCCAGGTCCTCGCCGTCTTCGGCACCGTGCCCCTGACCGCGGCCGAGTGGGCCGGGTGCGCGCTCACCGCGTCCACCGTGCTCCTGGCCGAACTGGCCGTCCGCGGAGCGCGATCGACGCTGCGACGACCCTGA
- a CDS encoding universal stress protein: MSAPVVVGVDGSPSGLAAVETAAREAGARGVGLRLVHAFGWPGAHVPPGAPPWNPAGAGLREMVDGTMAEAERRARTVAPGVEISREVVAGEPIMVLEIESRTAALVVVGSRGLGAFAALLLGSTSAHLAAHADCPVMVVRGTPHPEGPVLLAVDGSPAAEGAVEFAFAEASMRGTDLVALHVWNTRTERVYDGAADPPFVTYDEDRLRDEEERVCAESLSGMRERHPEVTVHRRLVRGRVRASLIEASAEAQLLVVGARGRGGFVGLRLGSVSQAVLHHAHCPVAVVRSGKE, encoded by the coding sequence ATGAGTGCTCCCGTCGTCGTCGGAGTGGACGGCTCGCCGTCCGGCCTGGCCGCCGTGGAGACCGCCGCGCGCGAGGCCGGTGCGCGCGGAGTCGGCCTGCGGCTGGTCCATGCCTTCGGATGGCCGGGCGCCCATGTGCCGCCCGGTGCGCCGCCCTGGAATCCGGCCGGGGCCGGCCTGCGCGAGATGGTGGACGGGACCATGGCGGAGGCCGAGCGACGGGCCCGTACCGTGGCGCCCGGGGTGGAGATCAGCCGTGAGGTCGTCGCGGGCGAACCGATCATGGTGTTGGAGATCGAGTCGCGCACCGCGGCGCTGGTGGTGGTGGGCAGCCGGGGACTGGGTGCCTTCGCTGCCCTGCTGCTCGGCTCGACCTCCGCGCACCTGGCCGCCCACGCCGACTGCCCGGTCATGGTGGTGCGCGGCACGCCGCATCCGGAGGGTCCCGTGCTGCTGGCCGTCGACGGCTCCCCGGCGGCCGAGGGCGCCGTCGAGTTCGCCTTCGCCGAGGCCTCGATGCGCGGCACGGACCTGGTCGCCCTGCACGTGTGGAACACCCGGACGGAACGGGTCTACGACGGTGCCGCCGACCCGCCCTTCGTGACGTACGACGAGGACCGGCTCCGCGACGAGGAGGAGCGCGTGTGCGCCGAGTCGCTGTCGGGGATGCGCGAGAGGCACCCGGAGGTGACCGTGCACCGGCGGCTGGTCAGGGGACGGGTACGGGCATCGCTGATCGAGGCGAGCGCCGAGGCTCAGCTCCTCGTGGTCGGGGCACGCGGCAGGGGAGGCTTCGTCGGGCTGCGTCTGGGGTCGGTGAGCCAGGCCGTGCTGCACCACGCGCACTGCCCCGTCGCCGTCGTCCGCTCGGGGAAGGAGTGA
- a CDS encoding universal stress protein: MTTSAGRTDVAVAAATPAGHPGGAPWPAPVIVGLDGSPAGVTAAWWAAREATLRRLPVVLLHSWTTQPLDVRTVPQEARSKERYGREILHRTAAELLHRYGDLELGTDLVSAPAARELVERGTDASLLVLGTRGHGSVEGFLLGSVSLHALGLARCPAVAVRPGDPAVENGWAHPAAADRDEVVVGVREPGPAADPLLEFAFAEASSGGTPVRVLRVVPRATLWPARTHRTPRRTATRWPGRGNRPAWPPRWRPGGGSSPRSPSPRRSSPAALPRC; this comes from the coding sequence GTGACGACTTCAGCGGGGCGGACCGATGTCGCGGTGGCCGCGGCGACGCCCGCAGGTCACCCCGGAGGTGCGCCATGGCCGGCCCCCGTCATCGTCGGGCTCGACGGCTCCCCCGCCGGCGTCACGGCCGCCTGGTGGGCCGCGCGCGAGGCGACGCTGCGGCGGTTGCCGGTCGTACTGCTCCACTCGTGGACCACCCAGCCGCTGGACGTGCGGACGGTCCCGCAGGAGGCCCGCAGCAAGGAGCGGTACGGCCGCGAGATCCTGCACCGGACCGCGGCCGAACTGCTGCACCGTTACGGCGATCTGGAGCTCGGCACGGATCTCGTGTCGGCCCCGGCCGCGCGGGAACTCGTGGAGCGCGGCACGGACGCCTCCCTGCTCGTGCTCGGCACCCGTGGTCACGGCTCCGTGGAAGGTTTCCTGCTGGGCTCCGTCAGCCTGCACGCGCTGGGACTCGCGCGCTGCCCGGCCGTGGCCGTACGGCCCGGTGACCCGGCCGTCGAGAACGGCTGGGCGCACCCGGCGGCCGCGGACCGGGACGAGGTCGTGGTCGGCGTGCGGGAGCCGGGGCCCGCAGCCGACCCTCTGCTGGAGTTCGCCTTCGCCGAGGCCTCGTCCGGCGGAACGCCCGTACGTGTGCTGCGGGTTGTGCCCAGGGCCACGCTGTGGCCCGCCCGCACGCACCGCACACCGCGGCGCACGGCGACTCGGTGGCCGGGGCGCGGGAACAGGCCCGCCTGGCCGCCGCGGTGGCGCCCTGGCGGCGGAAGTTCCCCGAGGTCTCCGTCACCGAGGAGGTCGTCACCGGCCGCCCTTCCCAGGTGCTGA
- a CDS encoding universal stress protein gives MAPWRRKFPEVSVTEEVVTGRPSQVLTTAGHGRLLVVGRRHPGHLTWRLGPVAHAALHHVPAPVAVVPHD, from the coding sequence GTGGCGCCCTGGCGGCGGAAGTTCCCCGAGGTCTCCGTCACCGAGGAGGTCGTCACCGGCCGCCCTTCCCAGGTGCTGACGACCGCGGGGCACGGCCGGCTCCTGGTCGTGGGACGCCGGCACCCGGGCCACCTCACCTGGCGGCTCGGTCCGGTCGCGCACGCGGCGCTGCACCATGTGCCGGCCCCGGTCGCGGTCGTCCCGCACGACTGA
- a CDS encoding ABC transporter ATP-binding protein yields the protein MNAVLECAHLVRRFGDRTAVDDVGLRIAPGETYGLLGPNGAGKTTTIRMVCGLLRPDAGTVRVAGRPMTTAAGPAKRLIGFVPQDVALYPDLSVRENLRFFGRLYGLRRGLLDRRVDRVLDLVELGDRAGDRVDSLSGGMRRRLNIGAGLVHAPTLLVLDEPTVGVDPQSRHAILESVHRFGEEGMAVLYTTHYMEEAERLCDRVGVIDRGRLVAEGTPRELVALVAERDRVRLTAVGDLAGYTNACRRLSRVEGAARRGDVLELVVKDARSLLPQLLDLAHDLAVDIRGVEIDEPDLEAVFLHLTGTALRE from the coding sequence ATGAACGCCGTGCTCGAATGCGCCCATCTGGTCCGCCGGTTCGGGGACCGCACGGCCGTCGACGACGTCGGCCTGCGGATCGCGCCCGGCGAGACGTACGGTCTGCTCGGGCCGAACGGCGCGGGCAAGACCACCACGATCAGGATGGTCTGCGGACTGCTGCGGCCCGATGCCGGAACCGTGCGGGTGGCCGGCCGGCCGATGACGACGGCCGCGGGACCGGCAAAGCGGCTCATCGGTTTCGTCCCGCAGGACGTGGCGCTGTACCCAGACCTCAGCGTCCGTGAGAATCTCCGCTTCTTCGGCCGACTGTACGGTCTGCGGCGCGGGCTGCTGGACCGGCGGGTGGACAGGGTCCTCGACCTCGTGGAACTGGGCGACCGGGCCGGCGACCGCGTCGACTCGCTGTCCGGCGGCATGCGCCGACGGCTCAACATCGGCGCCGGTCTGGTGCACGCGCCGACGCTCCTGGTGCTGGACGAGCCGACGGTCGGGGTCGACCCGCAGTCTCGCCACGCGATCCTCGAGAGCGTCCACCGTTTCGGCGAGGAGGGCATGGCCGTCCTCTACACCACGCACTACATGGAGGAGGCGGAACGGCTCTGCGACCGCGTCGGCGTCATCGACCGGGGCCGCCTGGTCGCCGAGGGCACACCGCGCGAACTGGTGGCACTGGTGGCCGAGCGCGACCGAGTGCGGCTGACGGCCGTCGGGGACCTGGCCGGGTACACGAACGCCTGCCGCCGGCTCTCCCGCGTCGAGGGCGCGGCACGCCGCGGTGACGTGCTCGAACTGGTCGTCAAGGACGCTCGCAGCCTGCTCCCGCAACTCCTCGACCTCGCCCACGACCTGGCCGTCGACATCCGCGGCGTGGAGATCGACGAACCGGACCTGGAGGCGGTGTTCCTCCATCTCACGGGCACCGCGCTGAGGGAGTGA
- a CDS encoding ABC transporter permease, giving the protein MRVVIAIAAKDLRQRLRDRSAWVIVFLAPVLISALMALAFGNSGEFRAEIGVVDLDRGPAATGLIQVLRSPELEGTAQVRSYDTERAARGAVDAGDVHAAIVVPAGFSQSLHGDGAAPVRVLGSVDYGLQAQLARAVTESYVAQVNADRLSVATAVAAGAPEADVPELAARAALLRLPEEVGAQGLSGDPLKVISYFGPSMGMFFVLFCVGFGARGYFVERQQGTLDRIAAAPVGRGALLLGKSLSTFVYSLAGLTTVTLVSWLAFDARWADPVGVAALSVAMAVCVVCLTALVISLVRTEEQAQGFASILVFALVLLGGNFVFAANTTPTIRTLALFTPNGWALRGFTDLGTGVRGWDAVGAPLLGIAVFSLAVAAATTLILWLRRTP; this is encoded by the coding sequence ATGCGTGTGGTGATCGCCATCGCGGCCAAGGACCTCAGGCAGCGCCTGCGGGACCGTTCGGCGTGGGTCATCGTCTTCCTGGCGCCGGTCCTGATCTCGGCCCTGATGGCCCTGGCGTTCGGGAACAGCGGCGAGTTCCGCGCGGAGATCGGGGTCGTCGACCTGGACCGGGGCCCCGCCGCCACGGGCCTCATCCAGGTGCTGCGGAGCCCTGAGCTGGAAGGCACCGCCCAGGTGCGGTCGTACGACACCGAGCGCGCGGCACGCGGGGCCGTCGACGCGGGGGACGTGCATGCCGCGATCGTCGTGCCGGCGGGGTTCAGCCAGTCGCTGCACGGCGACGGCGCGGCGCCGGTCAGGGTCCTGGGCAGCGTCGACTACGGCCTCCAGGCCCAGCTCGCGCGCGCGGTCACCGAGTCGTACGTCGCCCAGGTCAACGCGGACCGGCTCTCGGTGGCCACCGCCGTCGCCGCGGGCGCCCCGGAGGCCGACGTGCCCGAACTGGCCGCCAGAGCGGCCCTGCTGCGGCTGCCCGAGGAGGTCGGGGCACAAGGGCTGAGCGGTGATCCGCTGAAGGTGATCAGCTACTTCGGACCCAGTATGGGCATGTTCTTCGTGCTGTTCTGCGTCGGCTTCGGCGCTCGCGGCTACTTCGTCGAGCGTCAGCAGGGAACCCTCGACCGGATCGCCGCCGCGCCGGTCGGGCGCGGTGCGCTGCTGCTCGGCAAGTCGTTGTCGACGTTCGTCTACAGTCTGGCCGGGCTCACCACCGTGACCCTGGTGTCCTGGCTCGCCTTCGACGCGCGGTGGGCCGATCCGGTGGGGGTCGCCGCGCTCAGTGTGGCGATGGCGGTGTGCGTGGTGTGTCTGACCGCCCTGGTCATCTCGCTCGTCCGGACCGAGGAGCAGGCACAGGGATTCGCCTCGATCCTGGTCTTCGCCCTCGTCCTGCTCGGCGGGAACTTCGTGTTCGCCGCGAACACCACGCCGACGATCCGGACCCTCGCCCTCTTCACGCCCAACGGCTGGGCACTGCGCGGCTTCACCGACCTGGGCACCGGAGTACGCGGCTGGGACGCGGTCGGTGCCCCGCTGCTCGGCATCGCGGTGTTCTCTCTGGCCGTGGCCGCGGCGACCACGCTGATCCTGTGGCTGAGGAGGACGCCATGA
- a CDS encoding ABC transporter permease, giving the protein MTALAVTGATLTRMLRDRTALFFMVLLPVAIIVLIGVTVSGFDRFRVGLVPAHRTGPVAGELMSELRAAPGLRTRGYDSPDDARTALRRSELDAVVVIPDGLDTDVRAGRPVTVRVLVEPSGSAGHGAVSSVSAVVAGHAARLQAARFAADETQGSFDDALALARGAEQAASPIVVRGETVDGHSDFLPLGYSYSTPTMLVLFVFINALGGGATIVQTRRTGVYARALAAPVSARTLVAGETLAHLLLALAQSLLIVTVGALAFDVAWGDPVAAGALVTVWALVGTGAALLVGALFRTPEQVHAIGPALGIGMGMLGGCMWPLALVPDWLRTVGHAVPQAWAVDAWTTVLSRAGDLSAILPELAVLAAFATALLVLAALALRHRLTTGAGT; this is encoded by the coding sequence ATGACCGCACTCGCCGTGACCGGGGCCACCCTCACGCGCATGTTGCGCGACCGCACCGCGCTGTTCTTCATGGTGCTGCTGCCGGTCGCCATCATCGTGCTCATCGGGGTCACCGTCAGCGGGTTCGACCGGTTCCGGGTCGGGCTCGTCCCGGCCCACCGAACCGGCCCCGTGGCAGGCGAGTTGATGTCGGAGCTGCGGGCGGCTCCCGGGCTGCGCACCCGTGGTTACGACAGTCCGGACGACGCGCGCACCGCGCTGCGGCGCTCGGAGCTGGACGCGGTCGTCGTGATACCGGACGGTCTCGACACGGACGTGCGCGCCGGGCGGCCGGTGACCGTGCGGGTGCTGGTGGAGCCCTCGGGCAGTGCCGGGCACGGGGCCGTGTCCTCGGTGTCGGCCGTCGTCGCCGGGCACGCCGCTCGTCTGCAGGCAGCCCGGTTCGCCGCCGACGAGACCCAGGGCTCCTTCGACGACGCCCTCGCTCTCGCCCGTGGCGCCGAGCAGGCCGCGTCCCCGATCGTCGTACGCGGCGAGACCGTCGACGGCCACAGCGACTTCCTGCCGCTCGGCTACAGCTACAGCACTCCGACCATGCTGGTGCTGTTCGTGTTCATCAACGCCCTGGGAGGCGGGGCGACCATCGTGCAGACCCGTCGCACGGGTGTGTACGCCCGCGCCCTGGCCGCCCCGGTCTCCGCCCGCACGCTGGTCGCCGGCGAGACCCTCGCCCATCTGCTGCTGGCGCTGGCGCAGTCCCTGTTGATCGTCACCGTCGGCGCGCTCGCCTTCGACGTCGCCTGGGGCGATCCGGTGGCCGCCGGAGCTCTGGTCACGGTGTGGGCGCTGGTCGGCACGGGCGCCGCTCTGTTGGTCGGTGCCCTGTTCCGGACCCCGGAGCAGGTGCACGCGATCGGCCCGGCCCTCGGCATCGGGATGGGCATGCTGGGCGGCTGCATGTGGCCCCTGGCCCTCGTGCCCGACTGGCTGCGCACCGTGGGCCACGCCGTGCCGCAGGCCTGGGCCGTCGACGCGTGGACCACCGTGCTCTCCCGGGCGGGCGACCTGTCGGCGATCCTGCCCGAACTCGCCGTCCTCGCGGCGTTCGCGACCGCCCTGCTGGTCCTGGCGGCGCTGGCCCTGCGGCACCGGCTGACGACGGGCGCGGGGACCTGA
- a CDS encoding Acg family FMN-binding oxidoreductase produces MTTRELDTKTVTDLVADATAAPSMHNAQPWRFHFVTDERVLLLRADLDRAMRRTDPTHRALHIGCGAALFNLRVAAVHAGLSPLVRLLPDPGDPRLLAAVQLAAAHPADHRGPTADEQDLARLYPAIRRRHTSRYPFDDRDVPEDVRSRLRVAAAREDAELTFPGAWHLDTVLELVRDAESRDILDPGGREDLERWTRLGPEADIATDGVPEYAFGPRRRDGRAPLRDFAGRRPVADRGSTAFESSPHLALLYTRGDGLLDWLRAGQALEHVLLEATTAGLAGALTSHPLENDDLRTLARDPVSGRGYVQMVLRLGYGPHGPATPRRPVRDVLDIT; encoded by the coding sequence ATGACCACGCGAGAGCTGGACACGAAGACGGTGACCGATCTCGTGGCCGACGCCACGGCCGCCCCGTCCATGCACAACGCGCAGCCCTGGCGCTTCCACTTCGTGACCGACGAGCGCGTCCTGCTGCTGCGCGCCGACCTCGACCGGGCCATGCGCCGCACCGACCCCACCCATCGGGCACTGCACATCGGCTGCGGGGCGGCGCTGTTCAACCTCCGCGTCGCCGCGGTGCACGCGGGCCTGTCCCCGCTGGTCCGGCTGCTGCCCGACCCGGGCGACCCCCGGCTGCTGGCCGCCGTCCAGCTGGCCGCCGCGCACCCGGCGGACCACAGGGGGCCGACAGCGGACGAGCAGGATCTGGCCCGGCTGTACCCCGCCATCCGCCGGCGACACACCAGCCGCTACCCCTTCGACGACCGGGACGTCCCCGAGGACGTGCGGTCGCGGCTGCGGGTGGCCGCCGCCCGGGAGGACGCCGAGCTCACGTTCCCCGGTGCCTGGCACCTCGACACCGTCCTGGAGCTGGTCCGGGACGCCGAGAGCCGCGACATCCTGGACCCCGGAGGCCGCGAGGACCTGGAGCGCTGGACCCGGCTCGGCCCCGAGGCCGACATCGCCACCGACGGCGTACCCGAGTACGCGTTCGGCCCGCGCCGCCGGGACGGCCGGGCACCGCTGCGTGACTTCGCGGGGCGACGGCCGGTGGCCGACCGTGGCAGCACCGCCTTCGAGAGCAGCCCCCACCTGGCCCTGCTGTACACCCGCGGTGACGGGCTCCTCGACTGGCTGCGCGCCGGGCAGGCGCTGGAACACGTCCTGCTGGAGGCCACGACAGCCGGACTGGCCGGCGCGCTGACCTCCCACCCGCTGGAGAACGACGACCTGCGCACACTCGCCCGCGACCCGGTCTCCGGGCGGGGGTACGTCCAGATGGTGCTGCGTCTCGGCTACGGCCCGCACGGCCCGGCCACGCCCCGCCGCCCCGTCAGGGACGTCCTCGACATCACTTGA
- a CDS encoding phosphoribosyltransferase, whose product MPFDDRTDAGRRLARRLGQLRDEDVVVLGLPRGGVPVAYEVAGALEAPLDVLVVRKLGVPWQPELAFGAIGEHGVRVLNQDVIDSCGLRDEELADVERAERAELGRRVARYRSGRARVSLAGCTALVVDDGLATGATAEAACRVVRGQGATRVVLAVPVGSVEAVARLSAVTDHVVCLETVADLGSVGAWYRDFTQTRDSEVIDLLTRATPTQTPPPAPGAVLFEPSRPGRRTDVPVGRAGAGVRSTGVSRRPSPARRSEGPVVREVRVPAGHVRLPARLVLPDAAPVVVVFAHGSGSGRHSPRNRYVADVLDRAGLGTLLLDLLTAEEEGDRRNVFDVALLADRLHAATTWLHAGTGLPVAFFGASTGAAAALEAAAAPGADIRAIVSRGGRPDLATPAALARVRAPTLFVVGSLDSMVLSLNRLAADRLRCEHRLAVVPGATHLFEEPGTLAMAAELARDWFTTHLARPDTGHRRPA is encoded by the coding sequence ATGCCCTTCGACGACCGTACGGACGCCGGACGCCGACTGGCCCGACGTCTCGGGCAGCTGCGCGACGAGGACGTCGTGGTCCTGGGACTGCCTCGGGGCGGCGTACCGGTCGCGTACGAGGTGGCCGGAGCACTGGAGGCACCGCTGGACGTGCTGGTGGTGCGCAAGCTGGGGGTGCCGTGGCAGCCGGAGCTGGCCTTCGGCGCCATCGGCGAGCACGGGGTCCGTGTCCTCAACCAGGACGTGATCGACAGCTGCGGGCTGCGGGACGAGGAGCTGGCCGACGTCGAGCGCGCCGAACGGGCGGAGCTGGGGCGGCGTGTGGCCCGTTACCGGTCCGGGCGTGCCCGTGTGTCCCTGGCGGGTTGCACCGCGCTGGTCGTGGACGACGGGCTGGCCACCGGCGCCACGGCCGAGGCGGCCTGCCGGGTGGTGCGGGGCCAGGGCGCGACGCGGGTCGTCCTCGCCGTCCCGGTGGGATCGGTGGAGGCCGTCGCCCGGCTGAGCGCGGTGACCGATCACGTCGTCTGCCTGGAGACGGTGGCAGACCTGGGCTCGGTCGGCGCGTGGTACCGCGACTTCACGCAGACGCGCGACTCCGAGGTGATCGATCTCCTCACTCGTGCCACCCCGACCCAGACGCCGCCTCCCGCCCCCGGCGCTGTCCTGTTCGAACCGTCGCGTCCGGGCCGACGGACAGATGTCCCGGTGGGCCGGGCCGGGGCCGGGGTGAGGTCCACGGGCGTGTCCCGGCGCCCGTCCCCGGCCCGGCGGTCGGAGGGGCCCGTGGTCCGCGAGGTGCGGGTGCCCGCCGGACACGTACGGCTGCCCGCTCGGCTGGTGCTGCCCGACGCGGCCCCGGTGGTGGTCGTCTTCGCGCACGGCAGCGGCAGCGGCAGGCACAGTCCGCGCAATCGGTACGTCGCCGACGTCCTCGACCGGGCGGGCCTGGGCACCCTGCTGCTCGATCTGCTCACGGCGGAGGAGGAGGGCGACCGCCGCAATGTCTTCGACGTCGCACTGCTGGCCGACCGGCTGCACGCCGCCACCACCTGGCTGCATGCGGGAACCGGGCTGCCGGTGGCCTTTTTCGGTGCCAGCACCGGAGCCGCGGCCGCCCTGGAGGCCGCCGCCGCGCCGGGGGCCGACATCCGCGCGATCGTCTCCCGGGGCGGGCGCCCCGACCTGGCGACCCCCGCGGCTCTGGCGCGGGTGCGGGCCCCGACCCTCTTCGTCGTGGGGAGTCTGGACTCCATGGTGCTCAGCCTCAACCGTCTCGCCGCCGACCGGCTCCGCTGTGAACACCGGCTCGCCGTCGTGCCCGGCGCCACCCATCTGTTCGAGGAACCGGGGACCCTGGCCATGGCGGCCGAACTGGCCCGCGACTGGTTCACCACCCACCTCGCCAGGCCGGACACCGGGCACCGCCGCCCGGCCTGA
- a CDS encoding OsmC family protein, with amino-acid sequence MTGTAARTATAPGAPEAQVHHLDVTHVHQDAYAVDIRGHRIMVDQPTEAGGTDTAPTPTELFAASLATCVAFYAGRYLRRHGLSHAGLRVHAEFVMAPDRPARVGAVRIVIGLPPVLSEQRRAALLAVASHCTVHNTLREPPEIRLELES; translated from the coding sequence ATGACCGGCACCGCAGCACGGACGGCCACCGCTCCCGGCGCCCCGGAGGCGCAGGTGCACCATCTCGACGTCACCCACGTCCACCAGGACGCCTACGCGGTCGACATCCGCGGTCACCGGATCATGGTCGACCAGCCCACGGAGGCGGGCGGCACGGACACCGCGCCGACGCCGACCGAACTCTTCGCCGCCTCCCTGGCCACCTGCGTCGCCTTCTACGCCGGCCGGTACCTCAGGAGGCACGGCCTGAGCCACGCCGGGCTGCGGGTCCACGCGGAATTCGTCATGGCACCTGACCGGCCGGCCCGCGTCGGCGCCGTCCGCATCGTCATCGGTCTGCCGCCGGTGTTGTCCGAGCAGCGGCGGGCCGCCCTGCTGGCCGTCGCCTCCCACTGCACCGTCCACAACACGTTGCGTGAACCTCCGGAGATCCGCCTGGAGCTGGAGTCCTGA
- a CDS encoding DUF1876 domain-containing protein, producing MMEAKRWTVQIYISEEGDETHARAVLGTRDTAHLTGRGVARRNPIDRPIPEIGDELAASRALEDLAIRLHDVASDDIVQLTGPVQA from the coding sequence ATGATGGAAGCCAAGCGGTGGACCGTCCAGATCTACATCAGCGAAGAGGGTGACGAGACGCACGCGCGTGCCGTCCTGGGCACGCGGGACACCGCGCACCTCACCGGCAGGGGGGTGGCCCGGCGCAACCCGATCGACCGCCCCATTCCGGAGATCGGCGACGAACTCGCCGCGAGCCGTGCCCTGGAGGACCTGGCCATCCGCCTCCACGATGTCGCGTCCGACGACATCGTTCAGCTCACCGGCCCTGTCCAGGCGTGA
- a CDS encoding universal stress protein: MPDPTAGNRIVVGVDGSDASVAALRWAVRQAHAQRADVVAVHAWETAGSALAPYAPASAHPDAAEERLRAARLLAGTVRRALGPRFDGAVRAVVVEGSPARVLLKHARGAQLLALGRGDHHEYGHPAVGAVARDCLRHATVPVVTVPVPERHASPPDPSGTPPFAGRGAA; the protein is encoded by the coding sequence ATGCCGGACCCGACCGCCGGGAACCGTATCGTCGTCGGCGTCGACGGATCCGACGCGTCCGTGGCCGCGCTGCGGTGGGCCGTACGGCAGGCCCACGCCCAGCGCGCGGACGTCGTCGCCGTCCACGCCTGGGAGACCGCCGGCTCCGCGCTCGCCCCCTACGCTCCGGCGTCGGCCCACCCGGACGCCGCCGAGGAACGCCTTCGGGCCGCGCGGTTGCTCGCGGGAACAGTGCGCCGGGCCCTCGGCCCGCGCTTCGACGGCGCCGTGCGCGCCGTCGTGGTGGAGGGGTCGCCCGCGCGGGTCCTGCTGAAGCACGCCCGCGGCGCGCAACTGCTCGCCCTGGGGCGCGGCGACCACCACGAGTACGGACACCCCGCTGTCGGCGCGGTCGCCCGTGACTGTCTGCGGCACGCCACGGTCCCGGTCGTCACGGTGCCCGTCCCCGAACGGCACGCCTCACCCCCGGACCCCTCCGGGACGCCGCCCTTCGCCGGACGTGGGGCCGCGTAG